From Poecile atricapillus isolate bPoeAtr1 chromosome Z, bPoeAtr1.hap1, whole genome shotgun sequence, one genomic window encodes:
- the LOC131573157 gene encoding LOW QUALITY PROTEIN: mRNA-decapping enzyme 1A-like (The sequence of the model RefSeq protein was modified relative to this genomic sequence to represent the inferred CDS: inserted 2 bases in 1 codon) produces MEAAGRAGQEMSLATLWWHYPFITGIADVTGQVALYSFTPNDNEWEKTDIEGTLFVYKRNASLSIYSIWFYDKNDCHRIAKLMAKVVEQEAQRSQQVSQDRKSPSRTYGCNENRPIDILEMLSKAKDEYEQNQISDLSIISSSGMQQNSNPPKPESTEPSEQRPSLQVQEQPFQSRQKHLTLGELFGTSVQKEQPAAPYSNPERMEKLQTDASAREQHSLLLPFSFDQSPVMQQSLGKSESPSVKPSANQQDCLAPMITPPASVSQPDMKNVSSYSVHLGPVLNSASTMEAAPAQMLPGLKQSNSLMQVMQQAAKPIPPLVNQPPSEVNHAPQNLMAGQSQLIAPLTTANTGTISNASHTSVDLLQKLRLTPQHDQTQQQSLPKTPLTPNISASVGQLATPKSFKESHGKPSALNSKIISPLQVAPPVXVTATTTVTPSVLLSPSVFQQ; encoded by the exons ATGGAGGCGGCAGGCAGAGCGGGGCAGGAGATGAGCCTGGCGACCTTATGGTGGCACTACCCCTTCATCACCGGCATCGCCGATGTGACCGGCCAGGTCGCGCTCTACAGCTTCACCCCTAATGACAACGAGTGGGAGAAAACCGACATAGAAGGGACCTTATTTGTGTATAAAAGAAATGCCAGCTTGTCAATTTACAGTATTTGGTTTTATGACAAGAATG ACTGTCATCGAATAGCAAAACTCATGGCTAAAGTAGTTGAACAAGAAGCTCAGAGATCACAGCAAGTTTCTCAGGACAGAAAAAGTCCCAGCAGGACCTATGGCTGCAATGAAAACAGGCCCATTGACATCCTAGAAATGCTTAGTAAAGCCAAGGATGAATATGAACAAAATCAGATTAGTGATCTAAGTATTATATCAAGTTCTGGAATGCAACAGAATTCAAATCCTCCAAAGCCAGAAAGCACAGAGCCTTCAGAACAGAGGCCTTCATTACAAGTGCAGGAGCAGCCATTTCAGTCAAGGCAGAAGCATCTGACTTTGGGAGAACTGTTTGGAACTTCTGTCCAAAAGGAACAGCCTGCAGCTCCATATTCCAATCCAGAGAGAATGGAGAAACTGCAGACAGATGCATctgccagagagcagcacagtttgcttttgcctttttcctttgaCCAGTCACCAGTAATGCAACAATCCCTGGGGAAATCTGAAAGTCCGAGCGTTAAACCCAGTGCCAATCAGCAGGACTGTTTAGCACCTATGATAACACCTCCAGCTTCGGTTTCCCAGCCTGATATGAAAAACGTTTCAAGCTATTCAGTTCATTTAGGCCCTGTTCTTAATTCAGCCTCGACAATGGAAGCTGCCCCTGCTCAGATGCTTCCTGGCCTCAAACAAAGCAACAGTCTAATGCAAGTTATGCAGCAAGCTGCCAAGCCCATACCCCCACTGGTCAATCAGCCGCCATCTGAAGTGAACCACGCTCCACAGAATCTAATGGCTGGCCAAAGCCAGCTCATAGCACCCTTGACTACAGCAAACACAGGGACTATCTCAAATGCATCTCATACAAGTGTTGATCTTCTCCAGAAACTCAGGTTGACCCCACAGCATGACCAAACACAACAACAGTCTCTCCCTAAGACTCCTTTAACACCAAACATCTCTGCCTCGGTTGGCCAACTTGCAACACCAAAAAGCTTCAAAGAGTCTCATGGTAAACCATCAGCCTTGAACAGCAAGATAATCTCTCCTCTTCAGGTTGCACCTCCAGT TGTTACAGCCACAACGACAGTAACGCCTTCAGTGCTCTTGTCTCCAAGTGTGTTCCAGCAATAG